TGGAGGGGATCCACCGTCTCGCGCTGTCACGTTAAAGGTCAAACTCTTCATCTGTTCATAATCAAATGACCTCACAGCATGTATAACTCCGCTGTCTGAATTAATGGACACCAAAGAACTGACTGGGTTGCCCATTACGTCACTGTCCTCCAAGAAATACGACAATCGCGCGTTTGGGCCCCAGTCAGCATCGCCTGCTTTAACGGTCAGCACAGCCACACCTGGTGAATTGTTTTCAGTAATAAAGGTTCTGAACTGATCAGAACCGAAAACGGGTGCGTTATCATTCACATCTGAAATCTTAACAGTTAGTGTTTTATTACTGTGTAGAGCTGGACTTCCCTGATCGCTGACCAATATGGTGATGTTATATTCTGCAATATTTTCTCGATCAAGAATTTCATCAGTTACCAGTGCATAGTAATCAGTGAGTGATGACTCTATTTTAAACGGtatatgttcatttattttgcactgCACGACTCCGTTTTGACCAGAATCTGCGTCCTCTACATTAATAACAGCTACGGTGGTTCCTACTGGAGAATTCTCAGCGATGGTGTTAGAAAATGACATGAGCTGAATGGTGGGAGGATTATCGTTCACATCAACAACGTCTATTACAACTTTACATGTGTCTATTAGGGTGCCTTTATCCATTGCTTTGACATTTAATTGaaagtttttttctgtctcaTAGTCTAAACTATTTAATATTGTAATTTGTCCTTGTTCTGTGTTTATTCCAAAAAGATTTCTGGCTTTTTCACTGGCCTGAGCAAATGAATATGAGACTTCTCCATTTACACCTTCATCAGCATCAGCAGCGCTTACAGCAGTTACGACTGTACCAACTGGAGAATTCTCCATCACTTCGGCTTTATAAACAGACTGTGTACATACTGGAGCATTGTCATTGCTATCTAATACAGAGATATGAATTTGAACTGCGCTAGATTTTCTCGGCGATCCTCCGTCATAAGCTACGAGAACTAATTTTAGCTGATCGCGCTCCTCTCGGTCCAGCTCGTGATGCAAAACCAAGTCTACATTTTTCTGGCCATCAGGCTGGTTATttatttccagtttaaaattaTCAGTAGGACTAAGCGCATAGCTTTGAATTCCATTAATATCTACGTCCAAATCTACAGCGCCGTCTAAAGGAAAGCGTTTCCCTGACGCTGTACTTTCGCTAATTTGTAAATTAACAGTATCTTTAGAAAATTTCGGAGCATTGTCATTTATATCTTGCACCTCAACTGTGATGCGATGAAGCTGAATCGGGTTCTCAATGATCAGATCAAAGCTGAAGCTGCAGGGCGTTGTTTGCTTACAGAGCTCCTCTCGGTCTATCCTCTCCTTCACTACCAGAGCGCCTTTGTCTCTGCTCAGTTCCACATACTGGCGACCGCCCTTTGTTACAACTCGAGCTTTTCCTGAAATCAGTCTACTTATCTCGATTCCCAAATCCTTGGCGATGTTGCCCACAAAGGATCCCTCTGGCATCTCCTCCGGGATGGAATAGCGCGCTTGACAAAAAACGACGTCCATCCcgtaaaaacacagaaagaaaaacacggTCTGCCATTTTAACTGCATTGTAGATCTCCGACGATGATGGGAAACGACACGCGAGCGCAAATAATCCACACAGAAATCCATGTTACCATCCAGCGACagttaaaagaaaagtaaacctgatttttaaaaaagaaactaaTAATCACCCGAGATTCAGGCTTTTCTAAGACGAAAAGAAGCAGCGCTGATACCTCCTTCATAAATGCGTCAGTATGAGACTGGAGGAGGGACTGTGGTGGATTAACACTGTCATCTTGACAATTCTTGTCCAATAGCGGCACTTAGAGCATGAATTCTGAAAGTGCAGCGGTCTTTTCTCTTTGTGAtttctgcagtgctttcctGTGAACTCCAAAGTCTCTATCTGCCACATAATGATCCACAACGCCTCCAGCAATTCCTTCAAAATACTCAATTGTTCACCCATTTATTCAAAATCTCAACTTTCAATTGGATGTTTAGCGTATAATATCATCAGCTATGTATATTCAAAACTTTCCTTACATTCATCAAGACGTTAGCGATTATATTCAACGAATCCGCGCACAAAtgctgaaatgaatgaaattggACACATTTCAGCACCAAGGAGACGAACAGCGCCAGCAACTACAGTATGAAGGGGGTCCTCTGTGTAATGCTTGAGATCACAGGTCAACCTCAAGACATGCATTTCTGTTCACAACAATCTTTAAGAAGGTTAAGACCTACAAACAAATTATTTGAATGATCAGCTTGAAACAGCTTAAAAAATAATGTCATACTGATTTCAGTCGTTAATTTAGCAACATCACTGTCCCTCAAAATATGGTTCTGAAGCAGGGGAGACAGAAAAGTGTTGTATTATGGGATACGCCATAACACTCCAAGTTTCACCAATGATGAATCAAGTGTAGAGTTGATTTCACAGTCTACTTTCCACACTCATCCCCACCTGAGCACACAGGATATGATTgaatattttgtgtgaaacactgaagtgtttaaataaaaactgcTGATATTGAGTTGGGAAACTATAGTTTTCTTGACACTGACACTAAAGGAACTTAAATGTTCCAACTAATGTGCAATTCATCTAGTTTATTTTGAAGTGTAAAACATGTGTTTTCACGTATTCATGCTAATATTCTTGCTGTATTGTGACTGTCCAGGACGTGGCTGGCAGTAATGCAGACACTAATTAAAGGTGACTGATCAGAGAACAACTGACACACTCATAGATTTTACATGGACCCTAAGAGTCAGTGAAAACGTTCTTTTGCTATGAATCAAATGACGCTTCTCTTTCATGTATGTTGATA
The DNA window shown above is from Pygocentrus nattereri isolate fPygNat1 chromosome 18, fPygNat1.pri, whole genome shotgun sequence and carries:
- the LOC108437803 gene encoding protocadherin beta-16-like isoform X8, whose translation is MDFCVDYLRSRVVSHHRRRSTMQLKWQTVFFFLCFYGMDVVFCQARYSIPEEMPEGSFVGNIAKDLGIEISRLISGKARVVTKGGRQYVELSRDKGALVVKERIDREELCKQTTPCSFSFDLIIENPIQLHRITVEVQDINDNAPKFSKDTVNLQISESTASGKRFPLDGAVDLDVDINGIQSYALSPTDNFKLEINNQPDGQKNVDLVLHHELDREERDQLKLVLVAYDGGSPRKSSAVQIHISVLDSNDNAPVCTQSVYKAEVMENSPVGTVVTAVSAADADEGVNGEVSYSFAQASEKARNLFGINTEQGQITILNSLDYETEKNFQLNVKAMDKGTLIDTCKVVIDVVDVNDNPPTIQLMSFSNTIAENSPVGTTVAVINVEDADSGQNGVVQCKINEHIPFKIESSLTDYYALVTDEILDRENIAEYNITILVSDQGSPALHSNKTLTVKISDVNDNAPVFGSDQFRTFITENNSPGVAVLTVKAGDADWGPNARLSYFLEDSDVMGNPVSSLVSINSDSGVIHAVRSFDYEQMKSLTFNVTARDGGSPPLSSEVMVTLIVQDQNDNAPQVLYPVQTGGSVVAEIVPRSADVGYLVTKVVAVDVDSGQNAWLSYKLQKATDRALFEVGPQNGEIRTVRQVTDKDAVKQKLTVVVEDNGQPSRSAVVNINVAVADSFPEVVSEFSDFTHSKEYNDNLTFYLVLALAAVSFLFITTVVVIISVKIYRWRQSRIFYQSSLPVIPYYPPGYADTGVTGTLPHMYNYDVCMTTNSRKSDCKYSTLGGQSVLVVDPSFSETLQRAMKEKEFLEDAESPEVQKPPNNDWRLPPNQRPGPSGQHRFHTLQQRWTPYEKSRAGPRPEEAGAGAVGGTGPWPNPPTEAEQLQALMAAANEVSEATATLGPRYNAQYVPDYRQNVYIPGSTATLTANPQQQMPQQALPPPQALPPAEAPKAAPTPASKKKATKKDKK